A region of Streptomyces sp. NBC_01750 DNA encodes the following proteins:
- a CDS encoding MerR family transcriptional regulator — MRIGEMSRRTGVPVPTIKYYVREGLLPPGRLTSPNQATYDDAHERRLRLIRALLEVGGLKVAAIAEVLAAVDDPGKSVHNVLGVATDLIAPKYADEEADAELDAARHEVRELIARRGWLVDGDFPAAEALAATIAALERVGHGAFSQVLEVYADAAEQVAREDLAYVAGRAGLDDLVESVVVGTVLGDTLFASLRRLAHADRSARVYESDESEGGMPGIEGD, encoded by the coding sequence GCGAAATGAGCCGCAGGACCGGGGTACCGGTGCCGACGATCAAGTACTACGTTCGGGAAGGGCTGCTCCCGCCCGGCCGGCTGACGAGCCCGAACCAGGCGACCTACGACGATGCGCACGAGCGCAGACTGCGGCTGATCCGCGCGCTGCTGGAGGTGGGCGGACTGAAGGTGGCCGCGATCGCGGAAGTTCTGGCGGCGGTGGACGACCCCGGCAAGTCCGTGCACAACGTCCTCGGGGTGGCGACGGACCTGATCGCCCCGAAGTACGCGGACGAGGAAGCGGACGCCGAACTGGACGCGGCACGGCACGAGGTGCGCGAGCTGATCGCCCGACGCGGCTGGCTGGTCGACGGGGACTTCCCCGCTGCGGAGGCCCTGGCGGCAACGATCGCCGCGCTGGAGAGGGTCGGCCACGGGGCCTTCTCCCAGGTGCTGGAGGTTTACGCGGACGCCGCGGAGCAGGTCGCGCGGGAGGACCTCGCCTATGTCGCGGGCCGGGCCGGTCTTGACGACCTGGTGGAGAGCGTGGTCGTGGGCACGGTGCTCGGGGACACGCTGTTCGCGTCTCTGCGGCGGCTCGCACATGCCGACCGCTCGGCTCGCGTGTACGAGAGCGACGAGTCCGAGGGCGGTATGCCGGGAATCGAGGGCGATTGA